The Impatiens glandulifera chromosome 3, dImpGla2.1, whole genome shotgun sequence genome contains a region encoding:
- the LOC124932684 gene encoding DNA topoisomerase 6 subunit A, which yields MAGGSGKKKRVRTDSDSDSEEDEAAASTSQPFKKRLKPDSVILTILKALKAEQTSTSSSSSSASKSLTLADLNLSNTCREVSDLSLSSVQSEIETLILTLAKSILSGNGFSFSVPSRSSANQLYVPELDRIVLKDKSSIRPYANVSTVRKTTITTRILQLIHQLCDKSIHVTKRDLFYTDVKLFQDQTQSDTVLDDVSCILGCTRSSLNVIAAEKGVVVGRLIFSDNGDMIDCTKMGMGGKAIPPNIDRVGDMQSDALFILLVEKDAAYMRLAEDRFYNRFPCIIITAKGQPDVATRLFLRKMKMELKLPVLALVDSDPYGLKILSVYGCGSKNMSYDSANLTTPDIKWLGIRPSDLDKYKIPEQCRLPMTEQDIKTGKDMLEEDFVKKNPGWVEELTLMVKTKQKAEIQALSSFGFQYLSEVYLPLKLQQKDWL from the coding sequence ATGGCAGGAGGAAGTGGGAAGAAGAAACGCGTACGAACGGACTCCGATTCCGATAGCGAAGAAGACGAAGCAGCAGCATCAACATCACAACCATTCAAGAAACGCTTGAAACCAGATTCCGTCATTCTAACTATACTCAAAGCCCTCAAAGCCGAACAAACCTCCACCTCCTCCTCATCTTCCTCCGCCTCCAAATCCCTAACCCTGGCCGACCTCAACCTCTCCAACACCTGCCGCGAAGTCTCCGACCTATCTCTCTCATCAGTCCAGTCCGAGATCGAAACCTTAATCCTCACTCTCGCCAAATCAATACTCTCCGGAAACGGTTTCTCCTTCTCCGTCCCCTCCCGTTCATCCGCCAACCAGTTATACGTTCCCGAACTCGACCGTATAGTCCTCAAGGACAAATCCTCTATCCGCCCCTACGCCAACGTTTCCACCGTCCGGAAAACCACCATCACCACCAGGATTCTCCAGCTCATCCATCAGCTATGCGATAAGAGTATTCACGTCACCAAGCGAGATCTATTCTACACCGACGTCAAACTCTTCCAAGACCAAACACAATCCGATACAGTGCTTGACGATGTTTCCTGTATCCTCGGTTGCACCAGATCCAGCCTCAACGTCATTGCCGCCGAGAAGGGGGTGGTTGTCGGCCGTCTCATTTTCAGTGACAACGGGGATATGATCGATTGCACGAAGATGGGAATGGGTGGGAAAGCAATCCCACCTAACATAGATCGAGTTGGAGATATGCAGAGTGATGCGTTGTTCATCTTGTTGGTGGAAAAGGATGCTGCTTATATGAGGTTAGCTGAAGATAGATTCTACAATAGGTTTCCTTGTATCATTATCACGGCTAAAGGACAGCCTGATGTTGCAACAAGGTTGTTCttgaggaagatgaagatggaGCTTAAATTGCCTGTTTTGGCTTTAGTTGATAGTGATCCATATGGATTGAAGATACTTTCAGTGTATGGATGTGGTTCTAAGAATATGTCTTATGATAGTGCAAACTTAACCACACCCGATATCAAGTGGCTAGGGATTAGGCCAAGTGATCTTGACAAGTATAAGATACCTGAACAATGCAGGCTGCCTATGACTGAACAGGATATTAAGACAGGGAAGGACATGCTGGAGGAGGATTTCGTTAAGAAGAATCCCGGTTGGGTTGAGGAGCTCACTCTAATGGTGAAGACGAAACAGAAGGCTGAAATTCAGGCACTTAGCTCCTTTGGGTTTCAGTATTTGTCTGAGGTTTATCTTCCATTGAAGTTACAACAGAAAGACTGGCTTTGA
- the LOC124931174 gene encoding 29 kDa ribonucleoprotein A, chloroplastic-like — MASSACSVHFLSLTTNNLTLSSSRTGAVPLPLTSPSLAAAPLKSLSVCSSFLRPYEPIPSRIIRKVAISSELDVSDDFEDHPSPPPPTFSPDLKLFVGNLPFNVDSATLAGLFEKVGNVEVVEVIYDKMTGRSRGFGFVTMSTPKEVEAAAEKFNGFELEGRPLRVNAGPPPPKGESPFRSPRSGGGGGSFGSNNRLYVGNLAWGVDESALETLFSEQGKVLEAKVVYDRETGRSRGFGFVTYSSAEEVNNAIESLNGADLNGRPIQVNVAESKPRRPF, encoded by the exons atggCTTCCTCCGCTTGTTCTGTTCACTTCCTATCACTCACCACCAACAATCTTACCCTCTCCAGCTCCAGGACCGGCGCCGTTCCTCTACCTCTCACTTCTCCTTCACTCGCAGCAGCACCTCTCAAATCCTTATCCGtttgttcttcatttcttcgTCCATACGAACCCATTCCCTCTCGAATCATCCGAAAGGTCGCAATCTCATCTGAATTAGATGTATCAGATGATTTCGAAGACCACCCCTCCCCCCCTCCCCCCACCTTCTCTCCTGACCTTAAACTCTTCGTCGGTAACCTACCTTTCAACGTCGACAGCGCTACTCTCGCTGGATTGTTTGAAAAAGTCGGAAACGTTGAAGTTGTTGAg GTTATATATGACAAGATGACTGGAAGAAGCAGGGGATTTGGCTTTGTAACAATGTCTACACCTAAAGAGGTTGAAGCAGCAGCTGAGAAGTTTAATGGCTTT GAACTCGAGGGAAGGCCGTTGAGAGTGAATGCAGGTCCTCCACCTCCTAAAGGGGAATCTCCTTTTAGATCCCCGAGGAGCGGGGGAGGTGGAGGGAGTTTTGGTAGCAACAATAGGCTCTATGTTGGTAATCTTGCATGGGGTGTTGATGAATCTGCTCTTGAGACATTGTTTAGCGAGCAAGGAAAGGTTTTGGAAGCTAAGGTTGTTTACGACAGAGAAACTGGCAGGTCAAGAGGTTTTGGATTCGTTACTTATAGCTCTGCAGAAGAGGTTAACAATGCAATTGAATCGTTGAATGGCGCT GACCTTAATGGACGACCGATTCAAGTAAACGTGGCTGAATCAAAACCAAGGCGTCCATTTTGA